The stretch of DNA GGTTGAGCAACACCAATTTAGCTCTTTACCGAATTTAACCAACCGTTGGAGTCCCTTCATACCTAAGAGGAAGACTAATGTAAAATAATGTTGGGTTCCCTCTCACTGAGCACTCTCTAGGTGACAGGTACCAGTTAATCTCTTTGCAGGTACAACTTcattcattttgcaaatatttgttaGTATGCCGGGCActcttctaggcactggggacacCTCGAGGAAcagaacagacaaaaatccctgccctaaTAGGGCTTATCTTTTAAAGGATGGAAGATAAACAGTAAAcaagtaaaacattttaagtgaaaTGTAATAGGAGAAATAATATAGCctgggcggggcacggtggcccacacctgtaaatatcagccctttgggaggccgaggcgggcagatcacctgcgaccaggagttcgagaccagcctggccaacatggtgaaaccctgtctctactaaaaatacaaaaattagccgggactggtggcatgcgcctgtaattccagctactcgagaggctgaggcaggagaatcgcttgaatccgggaggcggaggttgcagtgagctgagagcgcacctctgcactccagcctgagcgacagagcaagactctatctagaaaaacaaacagacaacaaCAAATCTccctcccaccaaaaaaaaaaagccacacaaaAAGTGTAGCCTTAAATGGACATAGGAATATCAAGGTGATGattgaattttaaataagttGGATGGTCAAGGAAGGATTCTCTGAGAAAGctcttgactatttttttttttttttttttttttttttttttttaatgattgccattctaactggtgtgagatggtatctcattgtgggctcttgactatttttatttttgcagacaCTTCCTTCAGAAAACGGGAAACTTGCATTTATCACACATCTTGGTCCAAATAAATCCTAGGAGGTAGCATTGTGATCTACACTTCTGATGAGAATACTGAAACCCACAGTAGGAAAGTTATGTTTTTGAATTCACAACTACCAGTACAGGGTAACAGCCCCTAGAAATGGAAGCACTAGaccaattgcaccactgcattccagcgggcaacagagcaagattgtctcaaaaaaaaaaaaaaaaagaaaaagaaaagaaagaaagaaatggaagtacTATTTCTTAGTTCCTCATCTAAGAAAGCACTATTCCTGCTTAGTTCCTGAGCAGGAAAGTTCCTAGTTCAGAAGATTATGAGTAGTATTTACTGTAAAAAATGTACATCATGTCTAAATACTAAGCCTGGCACGAAGCACTCAacagatgtttttaaatattaataatcattTATGCCTCAACCTCTAAAAGATCCCAGGAAGTCAGTATCGAAAGTTAGGGTCCTTTATTGGGGATGTCAGCAGAGAACAGGGGAGATGAAAACAAGTCTTAGGAGTTTGAGAAGGGGCTCCCAGGACAGGCTCCTCTGCTCTAAGAAGCCTGTCCTGGGAGAATGAGCAGGGTCCCAGTCTGTGCAGAAGTTGTCAGGGGGTGCCCAGAGGTATGGTGAAGGAGAGGTAGTCCCCAAGGGCACCCCAGCGGGGCCGGTAGATCTGGAAGATGGTGATCCAGGAGGTGAGCACTATCACCCAGAAGAGGAAGCCCACAGCTGAGCGCCAGACATCTGTCATGGGAAACAGAAGTGGGAAGGGTTGGCCTCCTGCTGCTCTCCAGACTTCCCTAGACCAGCCTTCCCTTCTCACCCAGAGCCCCCAAATTCTGGATCCTCCATTGTCCCTTCCCACCAAGACTCCCCTGcttccccctctccccagccACTGGCCTCCCTCCTCTATACTCTGAACTCACAGCCTTTGATTTGGCTCTGTTCTGTGTAGGCTGGGACAAGGAAGGCCTCTCGGAAGAACCAGAAGATGTTGACCAACCAGAGAAAAGGCAGGAAAGCAAACCCAcctagggagaaagaaaaaaaaccacacaaaccCTAAAACCTCATCAGGCAATGAAGATCTTCTCCAACTCCCACCCAGAAGATCTATTTGGAAGAAACTCTCCCACACCCAAGTTCAAATGGAGATTTCTGCTGTCAGGGACTCAGGAATCTGGCTCCTCTTTGGGATCCGGGAATCTGATTCCTCAACCATCTCTTTCGCTGGACCCAAGAGTCCAGGCCCTCAATCCCCCTCCTCTCTTGGGATCCAGAAACTGAGGCCCCAGCTTCCTCATTCCTCAGGACCCAGGCCCTCCCTGCTCAACTCCAGGAGTCGGCGTTCACAGGTGCTTCATCTCTTAGACTCACGAGTCCAGGCCCCGAGGCCCTCTTCCCTCGGGTGCTCTAGTCCAGTCCCCTCTCTTCTTCTGGGACCCTAGTGATCTGCCCTTACCCAGGTAGTACTTCCGGCACAGGTTCAACTTCTCCTCATTGGACACTCGCTCCAGGTTCATAGCTGCGCTGGGGCCGGGTCGTCCCAAGGGTCTGCGGGGCAAGACCCAAGCCTTGACCCTAAGTAACAGATGCAAAGATCACGAACAACCACGCCCCTATTACGA from Rhinopithecus roxellana isolate Shanxi Qingling chromosome 12, ASM756505v1, whole genome shotgun sequence encodes:
- the PSENEN gene encoding gamma-secretase subunit PEN-2, with translation MNLERVSNEEKLNLCRKYYLGGFAFLPFLWLVNIFWFFREAFLVPAYTEQSQIKGYVWRSAVGFLFWVIVLTSWITIFQIYRPRWGALGDYLSFTIPLGTP